One genomic region from Cyanobium usitatum str. Tous encodes:
- the hisH gene encoding imidazole glycerol phosphate synthase subunit HisH: MSRLGLIDYGMGNLHSVQRAFERLGATVQPVQSGAEMEGCTALVLPGVGAFDPAMERLRQGGLAEAITAWCTAGRPLLGICLGLQLLFEASDEGEAAGLGLLKGRVRALPRRPGHPIPHMGWEPLVPANPSPLLPAGSPESWVYFVHSYAAEPSDPACNTAMVRFADTAVSAAVWQGAIGACQFHPEKSGPHGEAILRRWLAWLAAL, translated from the coding sequence ATGAGTCGCCTCGGCTTAATCGATTACGGCATGGGCAATCTGCACTCAGTGCAGCGGGCTTTTGAACGGCTAGGCGCAACGGTGCAGCCCGTACAAAGCGGCGCCGAAATGGAGGGCTGCACGGCCCTGGTGCTGCCAGGGGTGGGAGCCTTTGATCCGGCGATGGAGCGCCTGCGCCAGGGTGGTCTGGCCGAGGCGATCACGGCCTGGTGCACCGCCGGCCGGCCCCTGCTGGGCATTTGCCTGGGGCTGCAGCTGCTGTTTGAGGCCAGTGACGAGGGCGAAGCCGCCGGCCTGGGCCTGCTCAAGGGGCGGGTGCGGGCCCTACCCCGCCGGCCTGGCCACCCGATTCCGCACATGGGCTGGGAGCCCCTGGTGCCTGCAAACCCCAGCCCCCTGCTGCCGGCCGGCAGCCCGGAGAGTTGGGTGTATTTCGTGCACTCCTACGCCGCCGAGCCCAGTGATCCGGCCTGCAACACCGCAATGGTGCGCTTCGCCGACACCGCTGTCAGCGCCGCTGTTTGGCAGGGAGCCATTGGTGCCTGCCAATTTCACCCGGAAAAATCAGGCCCCCACGGCGAGGCGATCCTGCGCCGCTGGCTGGCCTGGCTCGCGGCCTTATGA
- the rsmD gene encoding 16S rRNA (guanine(966)-N(2))-methyltransferase RsmD: MSLRLSGGRRLQSPPGSIARPTSSRVRLAVMNLLASELPGCAWLDLCSGSGAMACEALHRGASRVVAIEQDRRIAAVARTNLEAVHQGLGDAGRQASAWAVHCREVVRWLAEPNQQAAFDLIYADPPYAADLYAQLASAVLAGGWLKPSGTLIWECASSQLPAIPAGWGKRDQRRYGSTSLLLLDQVN; encoded by the coding sequence ATGAGCCTGCGGCTTAGCGGGGGCCGGCGGCTGCAGAGTCCGCCGGGCAGCATCGCCCGCCCCACCAGCTCCCGGGTGCGGCTGGCGGTAATGAACCTGCTGGCGTCCGAGCTGCCTGGCTGCGCCTGGCTGGACCTATGCAGCGGCAGCGGCGCTATGGCCTGCGAAGCCCTGCATCGGGGGGCTAGCCGTGTTGTGGCGATCGAGCAGGACCGCCGCATCGCCGCCGTGGCCCGCACCAATCTCGAAGCGGTGCACCAGGGGCTGGGCGACGCCGGCCGCCAAGCAAGCGCCTGGGCGGTGCACTGCCGCGAGGTGGTGCGTTGGCTGGCCGAGCCAAATCAGCAGGCGGCCTTTGATTTGATCTATGCCGACCCCCCCTACGCCGCGGACCTTTATGCCCAGCTAGCCAGTGCTGTGCTGGCAGGGGGCTGGCTCAAGCCAAGCGGCACCCTGATCTGGGAATGCGCTAGCTCCCAGCTGCCAGCTATTCCAGCCGGATGGGGCAAGCGCGATCAGCGCCGTTACGGCAGCACCAGCTTGCTGCTGCTGGATCAAGTCAACTGA
- the petG gene encoding cytochrome b6-f complex subunit V, translated as MIEPLLCGIVLGLIPVTLAGLFVAAWNQYRRGTLLD; from the coding sequence ATGATCGAACCCCTGCTCTGCGGCATCGTGCTCGGTCTGATCCCCGTGACCCTGGCTGGCTTGTTTGTAGCAGCCTGGAACCAGTATCGCCGTGGCACCCTGCTCGACTGA
- a CDS encoding cytochrome c yields the protein MAAAACIVAVLLVLPAAQADPYSRQTLELSGSSENGGLLFRLNCAGCHGIAAQGLVGPNLHGVAARKNSRQLIQQVVSGRTPPMPSFQPEPQAMADLLAYMNGLV from the coding sequence ATGGCGGCCGCGGCCTGCATCGTGGCGGTGTTGCTGGTGCTGCCTGCAGCCCAGGCCGATCCCTACAGCCGTCAGACCCTTGAGCTCAGCGGTTCCAGCGAGAACGGCGGCCTGCTGTTTCGGCTCAATTGCGCCGGCTGCCATGGCATCGCCGCCCAAGGGCTGGTGGGCCCCAATCTGCATGGCGTCGCCGCCCGCAAGAACTCCCGCCAGCTGATCCAGCAGGTGGTGAGTGGCCGCACGCCACCGATGCCCAGCTTTCAACCGGAACCCCAGGCCATGGCCGACCTGCTGGCCTACATGAACGGTCTTGTGTGA
- a CDS encoding RNA methyltransferase, translating to MSSAAQLAVVLVEPSGPLNVGSVARLCANFDVGELRLVAPRCDHLGEEARRMAVHGGWLLEQARLFPSLSAALADCCRVVATSGRRAGEPLPLQAPEPALRWLAQARGPCALVFGREDRGLSNDELLQAGQLLTLGSGDAYASLNLSHAAALVLHSWHCLGSSLEVGGLPEPSDRQGLEAMLGDAEALLLEVGFLHPHTAHARMAKLRGLLQRAQISTEEVALVRGMVRQLRWASERGTNPGQTP from the coding sequence GTGAGCAGCGCCGCCCAGCTGGCCGTGGTGCTGGTGGAACCCTCCGGGCCGCTCAACGTCGGCAGCGTCGCTCGCCTCTGCGCCAACTTCGACGTAGGTGAGCTGCGCCTGGTGGCACCCCGCTGCGACCACCTCGGCGAGGAGGCCCGGCGCATGGCCGTGCACGGCGGCTGGCTGCTGGAGCAGGCCCGCCTGTTCCCCAGCCTCAGCGCCGCCCTGGCCGACTGCTGCCGGGTGGTGGCCACCAGCGGCCGGCGGGCCGGCGAGCCCCTGCCCCTGCAAGCACCGGAGCCGGCCCTGCGCTGGCTGGCCCAGGCCAGGGGCCCCTGCGCCCTGGTCTTCGGTCGGGAGGATCGGGGCCTCAGCAACGACGAGCTGCTCCAGGCAGGCCAGCTGCTCACCCTGGGCAGCGGCGACGCCTACGCCTCCCTCAACCTCTCCCACGCTGCAGCCCTGGTGCTGCATAGCTGGCATTGCTTGGGAAGCAGCTTGGAGGTTGGCGGCCTGCCGGAGCCAAGCGACCGCCAGGGCCTCGAAGCGATGCTCGGCGATGCCGAGGCCCTGCTGCTCGAGGTGGGCTTCCTCCATCCCCACACGGCCCACGCCCGCATGGCCAAGCTGCGGGGGCTGCTGCAGCGGGCCCAAATCTCCACTGAAGAGGTAGCCCTGGTGCGCGGCATGGTGCGCCAGCTGCGCTGGGCCAGTGAGCGCGGGACCAACCCTGGTCAGACCCCTTAA